In Phyllostomus discolor isolate MPI-MPIP mPhyDis1 chromosome 2, mPhyDis1.pri.v3, whole genome shotgun sequence, the following are encoded in one genomic region:
- the CLDN17 gene encoding claudin-17: MASYPLPIAGLVLGLLGLAGALGATLLPQWRVSAFVGSSIVVFERLWEGLWMSCVRQATATLQCKRYGSLLALPPALQAARALMCVSVGLSLLALLLGACGLRAVQGAGWSGRAKAHLLGASGVLFLLAGVSVLTPVSWTANAIIRDFRSPAVHAAQKRELGAALFLGWAAAAALLLAGALLCGGCCRRRRKGRGHRCPAPGPRLPHADERRNRAEARRASTTYV; the protein is encoded by the coding sequence ATGGCGTCCTACCCCCTGCCGATCGCCGGGCTGGTGCTGGGGCTCCTGGGCCTggccggggccctgggggccacGCTGCTGCCCCAGTGGCGAGTGTCGGCCTTCGTGGGCAGCAGCATCGTCGTCTTCGAGAGGctctgggaggggctgtggaTGAGCTGCGTGCGGCAGGCCACGGCCACGCTGCAGTGCAAGCGCTACGgctccctgctggccctgccGCCCGCGCTCCAGGCCGCCCGGGCCCTCATGTGCGTGTCCGTGGGGCTCTCCCTGCTCGCCCTGCTGCTGGGCGCCTGCGGCCTGAGGGCCGTCCAGGGCGCCGGCTGGAGCGGGCGGGCCAAGGCCCACCTCCTGGGCGCGTCGGGCGTCCTCTTCCTCCTGGCGGGCGTCTCCGTCCTGACCCCGGTGAGCTGGACGGCCAACGCCATCATCCGGGACTTCCGCAGCCCGGCCGTGCACGCGGCTCAGAAGCGGGAGCTGGGGGCCGCCCTCTTCCTGGGCTGGGCGGCCGCCGCGGCGCTCCTCCTCGCAGGGGCGCTGCTCTGCGGgggctgctgccgccgccgcagGAAGGGGCGGGGGCACCGCTGTccggcccccgggccccgccTGCCGCACGCGGACGAGCGGAGGAACCGGGCCGAGGCGCGCCGGGCCTCCACCACCTACGTCTGA